In a single window of the Nocardioides sp. L-11A genome:
- a CDS encoding FBP domain-containing protein has product MRPLTRAEVRDCIVNLYPATARVRLPAWFDDTRWDRIDYLGWRDTRAQQRAYLVADIDGAAQGVMLRQNPSQPALATRAVMCDLCRFTRRFNEVALFTAPRASTDKRRRLSAVGLLLCADLDCVRNVHRTPTTGPHDPPAEQIVAARRSGLRERTADFLRSVPDTAATRRSSR; this is encoded by the coding sequence ATGCGCCCCCTGACCCGTGCCGAGGTGCGCGACTGCATCGTGAACCTGTACCCGGCGACCGCCCGGGTCCGGCTGCCCGCCTGGTTCGACGACACCCGCTGGGATCGGATCGACTACCTCGGCTGGCGCGACACCCGGGCCCAGCAGCGCGCGTACCTGGTCGCGGACATCGACGGCGCGGCCCAAGGCGTGATGCTGCGCCAGAACCCCAGCCAGCCCGCCCTCGCCACACGCGCAGTAATGTGCGATCTGTGCCGGTTCACCCGCAGGTTCAACGAGGTCGCGCTCTTCACCGCTCCGCGCGCCTCCACGGACAAGCGTCGGCGGCTGAGCGCCGTGGGACTCCTGTTGTGCGCTGACCTGGACTGCGTCCGCAACGTGCACCGCACGCCGACGACCGGGCCGCACGACCCGCCGGCCGAGCAGATCGTCGCGGCCCGGCGCAGCGGCCTGCGCGAACGCACCGCCGACTTCCTGCGCTCGGTTCCCGACACCGCCGCGACCCGACGGTCGAGCCGATGA
- a CDS encoding serine/threonine-protein kinase, protein MSASLSSWDLAEGDAITPELTALRLLGGGSAYEAYLAFDEITYGPVVVKVVRPAEVEDGHTLDNLVREATALDVAHHPVTVRGLRYDVEGARPHLVLEHVEGPSLSALIRRHRRLSPQQYLPLAVDLASALHFFRHADVCHLDLKPSNVIMGSPARLIDFSVARQATHAAEITGHIGTDAYMAPEQAAPGAAYGAPGHASDLWGLGATLFHAIAGYRPFRVGDPDAPEARDRFPQLLEAPAELPDDVPGAVAKVVHALLEPDPADRPLPREVAEALEPEIAALPAPRLHWKG, encoded by the coding sequence ATGAGCGCCTCGCTGTCGTCCTGGGACCTCGCCGAGGGTGACGCGATCACCCCCGAGCTGACCGCGCTGCGGCTGCTCGGGGGTGGCTCGGCCTACGAGGCCTATCTCGCCTTCGACGAGATCACCTACGGCCCGGTGGTGGTCAAGGTGGTGCGCCCGGCGGAGGTCGAGGACGGGCACACCCTGGACAACCTGGTCCGGGAGGCCACCGCCCTGGACGTGGCCCACCATCCGGTCACGGTCCGCGGCCTGCGGTACGACGTGGAGGGGGCCCGCCCGCACCTGGTGCTCGAGCACGTGGAGGGTCCCAGTCTGTCCGCGCTGATCCGCCGGCACCGACGGCTCTCGCCGCAGCAGTACCTGCCGCTGGCGGTCGACCTCGCCTCGGCGCTGCACTTCTTCCGCCACGCCGACGTGTGCCATCTCGATCTCAAGCCCAGCAACGTGATCATGGGCTCGCCGGCGCGGCTGATCGACTTCTCGGTCGCCCGGCAGGCCACGCACGCGGCGGAGATCACCGGCCACATCGGCACCGACGCCTACATGGCGCCGGAGCAGGCCGCCCCTGGCGCCGCGTACGGCGCGCCCGGCCACGCGAGTGATCTGTGGGGCCTCGGGGCGACCTTGTTCCACGCGATCGCGGGCTATCGCCCGTTCCGGGTCGGCGATCCCGACGCGCCCGAGGCCCGGGACCGCTTCCCGCAGCTGCTCGAGGCGCCGGCGGAGCTGCCCGACGACGTACCGGGCGCGGTGGCGAAGGTCGTCCACGCCCTGCTCGAGCCGGACCCGGCCGACCGACCGCTGCCGCGGGAGGTCGCCGAGGCGCTCGAGCCCGAGATCGCCGCGCTGCCCGCCCCCCGGCTGCACTGGAAGGGTTGA
- a CDS encoding (2Fe-2S) ferredoxin domain-containing protein, translating into MGLPERDVLLCRDCCCGTSAKHPDADHAAQRDEIEALDDPAGRRGPRVRVRVVDCLDECDRSNVVLVRDFTWFPGGRRPRDFWLGGVLSGAATEAVVDWVRAGGPVPDALARHVFRGKRA; encoded by the coding sequence GTGGGCCTGCCCGAGCGCGACGTCCTGCTCTGTCGCGACTGCTGCTGCGGGACGAGTGCGAAGCACCCTGACGCGGACCACGCCGCCCAGCGCGACGAGATCGAGGCGCTCGACGACCCGGCCGGACGGCGCGGGCCGCGGGTGCGGGTGCGCGTCGTCGACTGCCTCGACGAGTGCGACCGGTCGAACGTCGTCCTGGTGCGGGACTTCACCTGGTTCCCCGGCGGCCGGCGCCCCCGGGACTTCTGGCTCGGTGGCGTCCTCTCGGGTGCTGCCACCGAGGCGGTCGTCGATTGGGTGCGCGCGGGTGGGCCGGTGCCGGACGCGCTGGCCCGGCACGTGTTCCGGGGGAAGCGGGCATGA
- a CDS encoding TetR family transcriptional regulator, which produces MTYLAREDRRRSIVAAAASVVARDGLSAVTARTVAEELRGSPGQIHHHFASTDELAAEAWRHFAQAEIESYRDEIAGLDPKAALTLFFADLLSDGSDGEDGTALARWAEAGAHAQLRPLVGAGYLETLAQLTDVLAAVLAHLHPDPAPARDAAARLLMLGVGLAGTTRIHGAPPVPVHTVMRSAIDAETT; this is translated from the coding sequence ATGACCTACCTGGCCCGCGAGGACCGTCGCCGTTCGATCGTGGCGGCGGCCGCCTCCGTCGTGGCCCGCGACGGCCTGAGCGCGGTGACCGCCCGGACCGTCGCCGAGGAGCTCCGCGGCTCCCCCGGCCAGATCCACCACCACTTCGCCTCGACCGACGAGCTGGCCGCGGAGGCCTGGCGTCACTTCGCGCAGGCGGAGATCGAGTCCTACCGTGACGAGATCGCCGGCCTCGACCCCAAGGCGGCGCTCACCCTGTTCTTCGCGGACCTGCTGAGCGACGGCAGCGACGGCGAGGACGGGACCGCGCTGGCGCGCTGGGCCGAGGCGGGGGCGCACGCCCAGCTGCGTCCCCTCGTCGGCGCCGGCTACCTCGAGACGCTCGCCCAGCTCACCGACGTCCTGGCCGCGGTCCTGGCGCACCTCCACCCCGACCCCGCGCCGGCCCGCGACGCGGCCGCCCGGCTGCTCATGCTCGGCGTCGGACTCGCCGGGACGACCCGCATCCACGGCGCTCCGCCGGTGCCGGTGCACACGGTGATGCGCTCGGCCATCGACGCCGAGACCACGTGA
- the cobN gene encoding cobaltochelatase subunit CobN — protein MRGENPEEALSVMARIALLSTSDTDLLSARASGADYRWANPSRSALDGLVALAGESDLAVIRLLGSPQQYDAELAALRATGRPLVVLGGEQTPSAELMETSTVPVGVAAEAHRYLAEGGPRNLAQLHAFLSDTVLLTGEGFEAPEVIPAWGLVERPGAPTGDTKARVGVLFYRAHQASGNTAFVHALCDAIDATGTAAGVPIFAGSLRAAPDELFTALGEFDALVVTVLAAGGSVPAGASAGGDDETWDVERIAALDIPVLQGLCLTSSRAEWEASDDGVSPLDYANQVAIPEFDGRISTAPFSFKEIDPSDPAGLPSYVADPERAARVAGLAVNYARLRRVPNAEKRIALMLSAYPTKHSRIGNAVGLDTPVSAVRMLRRLRDAGYDVGDGFGVLDLDDDTVAGDTLIHALIAAGGQDEEWLTSGQLTDAHVRITKADYDAWTADLPADLRADMVEAWGESPGTLFVNDSNEIVLATLRAGNVVLMIQPPRGFGENPVAIYHDPDLAPSHHYLAAYRWVEHGFGAHAVVHLGKHGSMEWLPGKNAALSASCGTDAAIGSMPLIYPFLVNDPGEGAQAKRRAHATIVDHLVPPMARAESYGDIARLEGLLEEYDKISAMDPAKLAAIRGEIWQLMHAAELHRDLGLDAQPGDDDFDDFLLHVDGWLCEIKDVQIRDGLHVLGQAPEGEARVNLVLAILRAAQVWGGRSHAVPGLRAALGLAPEAPTTEVDRVEAEARELVEAMEKAGWDPARVDDLHEDADVRAVLAFAATQVVPRLARTTDELDHTLHALNGGYVPAGPSGSPLRGLVNVLPTGRNFYTVDPRAVPSRLAWQTGQAMAESLLARYVDEEGGYPESVGLSVWGTSAMRTSGDDIAEVLALLGVRPEWDEASKRVHTLTVIPLEELGRPRIDVTVRISGFFRDAFPHVVAMLDDAVRMVAELDEPADQNFVRAHAAADLAEHGDERRARTRIFGSKPGSYGAGILQAVESGSWRDDADLAEVYTAWGGFAYGRDLDGVPASDDMRANYRRIKVAAKNIDTREHDIADSDDYFQYHGGMVATIRALTGADPKAYVGDSTSPDAVRTRTLQEETNRVFRARVVNPRWIGAMQRHGYKGAFELAATVDYLFGFDATAGVVHDWMYESLAQSYVLDQTNQEFLRKSNPWALRSIVERLHEAKDRGLWESPDPEVLAALQAAYLEVEGDLEDR, from the coding sequence ATGAGGGGCGAGAACCCCGAGGAGGCCTTGAGCGTCATGGCGCGCATCGCACTGCTGTCCACGTCCGACACCGACCTGCTCTCCGCGCGAGCGAGCGGCGCCGACTACCGCTGGGCCAACCCGAGCCGCTCGGCGCTCGACGGGCTCGTCGCGCTGGCCGGTGAGAGCGACCTGGCCGTGATCCGGCTGCTCGGCTCCCCCCAGCAGTACGACGCCGAGCTGGCCGCGCTGCGGGCCACCGGGCGCCCGCTCGTGGTGCTCGGCGGCGAGCAGACGCCGAGCGCGGAGCTGATGGAGACCTCGACGGTCCCGGTCGGCGTCGCCGCCGAGGCGCACCGCTACCTGGCCGAGGGTGGCCCGCGGAACCTGGCCCAGCTCCACGCCTTCCTCTCCGACACGGTGCTGCTCACCGGTGAGGGCTTCGAGGCGCCGGAGGTGATTCCCGCCTGGGGCCTGGTCGAGCGGCCCGGCGCGCCCACGGGCGACACCAAGGCCCGGGTCGGGGTGCTCTTCTACCGCGCCCACCAGGCCAGCGGGAACACCGCCTTCGTCCACGCCCTGTGCGACGCGATCGACGCGACCGGGACGGCGGCGGGTGTGCCGATCTTCGCCGGCTCGCTGCGCGCCGCGCCCGACGAGCTGTTCACCGCGCTCGGCGAGTTCGACGCGCTGGTCGTCACGGTCCTCGCCGCGGGCGGCAGCGTCCCGGCCGGCGCAAGCGCGGGCGGCGACGACGAGACCTGGGACGTGGAGCGGATCGCCGCGCTCGACATTCCTGTCCTCCAGGGCCTGTGCCTGACCAGCAGCCGGGCCGAGTGGGAGGCCTCCGACGACGGCGTCTCGCCGCTCGACTACGCCAACCAGGTCGCGATCCCCGAGTTCGACGGGCGGATCAGCACCGCGCCGTTCTCGTTCAAGGAGATCGACCCGAGCGACCCGGCCGGCCTGCCGTCGTACGTCGCGGACCCGGAGCGCGCCGCGCGCGTGGCTGGTCTCGCGGTCAACTACGCGCGGCTGCGCCGGGTGCCCAACGCCGAGAAGCGGATCGCGCTGATGCTCAGTGCCTACCCGACCAAGCACTCGCGGATCGGCAACGCGGTCGGCCTGGACACCCCCGTCTCGGCGGTGCGGATGCTGCGCCGGCTGCGCGACGCGGGCTATGACGTCGGCGACGGCTTCGGCGTCCTCGACCTGGACGATGACACGGTCGCCGGCGACACCCTGATCCACGCGCTCATCGCGGCCGGCGGCCAGGACGAGGAGTGGCTGACGTCCGGCCAGCTCACCGACGCGCACGTGCGGATCACCAAGGCCGACTACGACGCGTGGACCGCCGACCTGCCCGCCGACCTGCGCGCCGACATGGTCGAGGCGTGGGGCGAGTCGCCCGGCACGCTCTTCGTCAACGACAGCAACGAGATCGTGCTCGCCACGCTCCGCGCCGGCAACGTCGTGCTGATGATCCAGCCGCCCCGTGGGTTCGGGGAGAACCCGGTCGCGATCTACCACGACCCCGACCTGGCGCCCTCGCACCACTACCTGGCGGCGTACCGCTGGGTGGAGCACGGCTTCGGCGCGCACGCCGTCGTGCACCTCGGCAAGCACGGCTCGATGGAGTGGCTGCCGGGCAAGAACGCCGCGTTGTCGGCCTCCTGCGGCACCGACGCGGCGATCGGCAGCATGCCGCTGATCTACCCGTTCCTCGTCAACGACCCGGGTGAGGGCGCGCAGGCGAAGCGCCGCGCCCACGCGACGATCGTCGACCACCTGGTGCCGCCGATGGCGCGTGCGGAGAGCTATGGCGACATCGCGCGGCTCGAGGGCCTGCTCGAGGAGTACGACAAGATCTCCGCGATGGACCCGGCCAAGCTGGCCGCGATCCGCGGCGAGATCTGGCAGCTGATGCACGCCGCCGAGCTGCACCGCGACCTCGGCCTCGACGCCCAGCCCGGGGACGACGACTTCGACGACTTCCTGCTCCACGTCGACGGCTGGCTGTGCGAGATCAAGGACGTCCAGATCCGCGACGGGCTGCACGTCCTCGGGCAGGCGCCCGAGGGGGAGGCCCGGGTCAACCTGGTGCTCGCGATCCTGCGCGCCGCGCAGGTCTGGGGCGGGCGGTCGCACGCCGTACCGGGGCTGCGGGCGGCGCTCGGCCTCGCGCCCGAGGCGCCGACCACCGAGGTCGACCGGGTCGAGGCCGAGGCGCGCGAGCTGGTCGAGGCGATGGAGAAGGCGGGCTGGGACCCGGCCCGCGTCGACGACCTGCACGAGGACGCCGACGTCCGCGCCGTGCTGGCGTTCGCGGCCACGCAGGTCGTCCCGCGCCTGGCCCGTACGACGGACGAGCTCGACCACACCCTGCACGCGCTGAACGGCGGCTACGTGCCCGCGGGGCCGTCCGGCTCGCCGCTGCGCGGGCTGGTCAACGTGCTGCCGACCGGCCGCAACTTCTACACCGTCGACCCGCGCGCGGTCCCGTCCCGGCTGGCCTGGCAGACCGGCCAGGCGATGGCCGAGTCGCTGCTCGCGCGCTATGTCGATGAGGAGGGCGGCTATCCCGAGTCGGTCGGCCTCTCCGTCTGGGGTACGTCGGCGATGCGCACGTCCGGCGACGACATCGCCGAAGTGCTCGCGCTGCTCGGCGTACGGCCCGAGTGGGACGAGGCGTCCAAGCGGGTCCACACGCTCACCGTGATCCCGCTCGAGGAGCTCGGCCGTCCGCGGATCGACGTCACCGTGCGGATCTCCGGCTTCTTCCGCGACGCCTTCCCGCACGTCGTGGCGATGCTCGACGACGCGGTCCGGATGGTCGCCGAGCTCGACGAGCCCGCCGACCAGAACTTCGTGCGCGCCCACGCCGCCGCCGACCTGGCCGAGCACGGCGACGAGCGGCGCGCCCGGACCCGGATCTTCGGCTCCAAGCCCGGCTCCTACGGCGCCGGCATCCTGCAGGCCGTCGAGTCCGGCTCCTGGCGCGACGACGCCGACCTCGCCGAGGTCTACACCGCGTGGGGCGGCTTCGCCTACGGACGCGACCTCGACGGCGTACCGGCCTCGGACGACATGCGTGCCAACTACCGGCGGATCAAGGTCGCGGCCAAGAACATCGACACCCGCGAGCACGACATCGCCGACAGCGACGACTACTTCCAGTACCACGGCGGCATGGTCGCCACGATCCGCGCGCTGACCGGCGCCGACCCCAAGGCGTACGTCGGCGACTCGACCTCGCCCGACGCCGTCCGCACCCGCACCCTGCAGGAGGAGACCAACCGGGTCTTCCGCGCGCGCGTCGTCAACCCGCGCTGGATCGGCGCCATGCAGCGGCACGGCTACAAGGGCGCCTTCGAGCTGGCCGCGACCGTCGACTACCTGTTCGGCTTCGACGCGACCGCGGGTGTGGTGCACGACTGGATGTACGAGTCGCTGGCTCAGTCCTATGTCTTGGACCAGACCAACCAGGAGTTCTTGCGGAAGTCCAACCCCTGGGCGCTGCGCAGCATCGTCGAGCGGCTGCACGAGGCCAAGGACCGCGGGCTGTGGGAGTCGCCCGATCCCGAGGTGCTCGCCGCGCTGCAGGCGGCGTACCTCGAGGTCGAGGGAGATCTGGAGGACCGATGA
- a CDS encoding AMP-binding protein, with protein sequence MFVPFSVNDFLDRAVQVYGERVGVVDEPMQPAPSQGELTYAQIGELARRQAAKLDELGIGVGERVAVVSHNSSRLLTSFFGVSGWGRVLVPVNFRLSPDEVQYIVEHSGARVLYLDPELEESLAGVTCEQKYVLGDDDALYAAPGAEPKAWAYDESATATINYTSGTTARPKGVQITHRNIWVNALTFGLHAGISDRDVYLHTLPQFHANGWGMPFAMTGVGARHIILRKVDGAEILRRVRDHGVTVMCAAPAVAAAVLEAAATWEGEIPGRDKVRIIMAGAPPPTKTVIRVQEELGWEFIQIYGLTETSPLLTINRTRAEWDDLSAEERATRLTRAGAPAIGVRLAIDESDEGSGEVLARSNVILEGYWEQPEESAAALKDGWFHTGDGGYLGDDGYLTIADRKKDVIITGGENVTSIEVEDTLFSHPAVAEVAVIGVPSEKWGETIKALVVLTADATAGPEMEAELIRWCKDRLAGYKAPTSVEFRDELARTATGKLQKFKLRAPYWEGLTRQVN encoded by the coding sequence GTGTTCGTCCCGTTCAGCGTCAACGACTTCCTCGACCGGGCCGTCCAGGTGTACGGCGAGCGGGTGGGTGTCGTCGACGAGCCGATGCAGCCCGCGCCGAGCCAGGGCGAGCTCACCTACGCACAGATCGGCGAGCTCGCCCGCCGCCAGGCCGCCAAGCTCGACGAGCTCGGGATCGGCGTGGGCGAGCGGGTCGCCGTCGTCAGCCACAACAGCAGTCGGCTGCTCACGTCCTTCTTCGGCGTCAGCGGCTGGGGTCGGGTGCTGGTGCCGGTGAACTTCCGGCTCAGCCCCGACGAGGTGCAGTACATCGTCGAGCACTCCGGCGCCCGCGTGCTCTACCTCGACCCCGAGCTCGAGGAGTCGCTGGCCGGGGTCACCTGCGAGCAGAAGTACGTCCTCGGTGACGACGACGCCCTCTACGCCGCTCCGGGCGCCGAGCCCAAGGCCTGGGCGTACGACGAGAGCGCGACCGCGACGATCAACTACACCTCGGGCACGACCGCGCGCCCCAAGGGCGTCCAGATCACCCACCGCAACATCTGGGTCAACGCGCTGACCTTCGGCCTGCACGCCGGGATCAGCGACCGCGACGTCTACCTGCACACCCTCCCGCAGTTCCACGCCAACGGCTGGGGCATGCCGTTCGCCATGACCGGTGTCGGTGCGCGCCACATCATCCTGCGCAAGGTCGACGGCGCCGAGATCCTGCGCCGGGTCCGCGACCACGGCGTGACCGTGATGTGCGCGGCGCCCGCGGTCGCGGCGGCCGTGCTCGAGGCGGCGGCGACCTGGGAGGGCGAGATCCCCGGGCGGGACAAGGTGCGGATCATCATGGCCGGCGCGCCCCCGCCGACGAAGACCGTCATCCGGGTCCAGGAGGAGCTCGGCTGGGAGTTCATCCAGATCTACGGCCTCACCGAGACCTCGCCGCTGCTGACCATCAACCGCACCCGCGCCGAGTGGGACGACCTGTCCGCCGAGGAGCGCGCCACCCGGCTCACCCGGGCCGGCGCGCCGGCGATCGGCGTCCGGCTGGCGATCGATGAGTCCGACGAGGGCTCCGGCGAGGTGCTCGCCCGGTCGAACGTCATCCTCGAGGGCTACTGGGAGCAGCCCGAGGAGTCCGCCGCGGCGCTGAAGGACGGCTGGTTCCACACCGGTGACGGCGGCTACCTGGGCGACGACGGCTATCTCACCATCGCCGACCGCAAGAAGGACGTCATCATCACCGGCGGCGAGAACGTCACCTCGATCGAGGTCGAGGACACGCTCTTCTCGCACCCCGCGGTCGCCGAGGTCGCCGTGATCGGCGTGCCGAGCGAGAAGTGGGGGGAGACGATCAAGGCGCTCGTCGTACTGACCGCCGACGCGACCGCCGGACCTGAGATGGAGGCCGAGCTGATCCGCTGGTGCAAGGACCGGCTCGCCGGCTACAAGGCCCCGACGTCGGTGGAGTTCCGCGACGAGCTGGCCCGGACGGCGACCGGCAAGCTGCAGAAGTTCAAGCTGCGCGCGCCCTACTGGGAGGGGCTCACCCGCCAGGTGAACTGA
- a CDS encoding precorrin 6A synthase encodes MTATGVRILGVGMGPQHVTPEVATALGECDYALAVAKSEDDPLLAVRQAVCDAHGIELVVVRDPERDRSPGLDRAGYEGAVADWYASRLAAYRAVLSERGGVCGFLVWGDPSLYDGTIRLARELGVPFDVFPGVSAPQVLAARHRIVLHEVGQAVHVTTARRLRADVAAGQRNLVVMLTAGVDLDGFADWDIWWGANLGGAGERLVAGRVGSVVGEIQAARTAAKVEAGWVMDLFLLRGPEA; translated from the coding sequence ATGACCGCCACGGGAGTGCGCATCCTCGGCGTCGGGATGGGGCCGCAGCACGTCACGCCGGAGGTGGCCACGGCGCTGGGGGAGTGCGACTACGCACTGGCGGTGGCCAAGAGCGAGGACGACCCGCTGCTCGCCGTACGGCAGGCGGTGTGTGACGCGCACGGGATCGAGCTGGTCGTCGTCCGCGACCCGGAGCGCGACCGCTCACCCGGCCTGGACCGGGCGGGCTACGAGGGCGCCGTCGCCGACTGGTACGCCTCCCGGCTGGCCGCCTACCGTGCGGTGCTGTCGGAGCGGGGCGGGGTCTGCGGGTTCCTGGTCTGGGGCGATCCCTCCCTGTACGACGGCACGATCCGCCTCGCGCGCGAGCTCGGCGTGCCGTTCGACGTGTTCCCCGGTGTCAGCGCGCCGCAGGTGCTCGCGGCGCGGCACCGGATCGTGCTGCACGAGGTCGGCCAGGCGGTCCACGTCACGACCGCCCGCCGGCTGCGTGCCGACGTCGCGGCCGGGCAGCGCAATCTCGTCGTGATGCTCACGGCCGGGGTCGACCTCGACGGCTTCGCGGACTGGGACATCTGGTGGGGGGCCAATCTCGGCGGCGCCGGCGAGCGGCTCGTCGCGGGCCGGGTCGGCTCGGTCGTGGGGGAGATCCAGGCCGCGCGGACCGCGGCGAAGGTCGAGGCGGGCTGGGTGATGGACCTCTTCCTGCTCCGCGGGCCGGAGGCCTGA
- a CDS encoding response regulator transcription factor, whose protein sequence is MAHILIVEDEERIASFVAKGLRAEGHRTTVAADGTTGLDHALAGDVDLVVLDIGLPGIDGFDLLDQLRSQGSRIPVIVLTARDSVTDTVTALEGGADDYMPKPFRFAELSARVRLRLRQSTAAAAAGANGTGDQLVAGGIELDLRTRRASVAGDEVELSAREFALAEIFLRNAGQVLSREQLLDHVWGLDFDPGSNVVDVYVGYLRRKLGARSITTVRGMGYRFDR, encoded by the coding sequence ATGGCCCACATCCTGATCGTCGAGGACGAGGAGCGGATCGCCTCCTTCGTCGCGAAGGGCCTGCGCGCCGAGGGGCACCGCACGACGGTCGCCGCCGACGGCACCACCGGCCTCGACCACGCGCTGGCCGGCGACGTCGACCTGGTCGTGCTCGACATCGGCCTGCCCGGGATCGACGGCTTCGACCTGCTCGACCAGCTGCGCTCGCAGGGCTCGCGGATCCCCGTCATCGTGCTCACTGCGCGGGACTCGGTGACCGACACGGTGACCGCACTGGAGGGCGGCGCCGACGACTACATGCCCAAGCCGTTCCGGTTCGCCGAGCTCAGTGCCCGGGTGCGGCTGCGTCTGCGTCAGTCCACCGCGGCCGCGGCGGCCGGGGCGAACGGGACCGGCGACCAGCTCGTCGCCGGGGGGATCGAGCTGGACCTACGCACCCGCCGCGCGAGCGTGGCCGGGGACGAGGTGGAGTTGTCGGCACGGGAGTTCGCGCTCGCCGAGATCTTCCTACGCAACGCCGGCCAGGTGCTGTCCCGCGAGCAGCTTCTCGACCACGTCTGGGGCCTGGACTTCGACCCGGGCTCCAATGTCGTCGACGTCTACGTCGGCTACCTGCGCCGCAAGCTCGGCGCCCGCTCGATCACCACCGTGCGCGGCATGGGCTACCGCTTCGACCGTTGA
- a CDS encoding HAMP domain-containing sensor histidine kinase: MTTERRPDRAGLSVRTRITAAVALLVTVALAGAGLIVYWVENRAVTDAVQREVEQELDEFVALQRTGDFATVQDLLEGFLKRNVPDDDELLVGWIGDGRLVQFPKDALVEDPAFLEAVAPLVVDGGTTYLDTDRGDVRITAQPVTQGSQRGALLVATFLAEDRDELLQTMRTYALVAALSAILVTGTAAWVSGRLLRPLRTLRVAAEATSATDLSRRLPERGNDDITALTRTVNGMLDRLEHAFAGQRQFLDDAGHELRTPLTVLRGHLELLDVGSPQEVAETRALLLDEVDRMARLVGDLIVLAKSDRPDFLSPGPTDPSALLATVLSKASALGRRDWVLEASPGLPTEVVLDGQRITQALLALADNAVKHTAAGGRIAIGAAVVGATLRCWVHDDGAGVAPEDRERIFGRFGRAAVPPGDEGFGLGLSIVSAIAQAHGGTAYVDPHRAGPGARFVLDVPAVLPVVPPAPADASTDTATGAAAPKGAPWPTS; the protein is encoded by the coding sequence ATGACGACTGAGCGCCGACCGGACCGGGCGGGCCTGTCGGTCCGGACCCGGATCACCGCGGCCGTGGCGCTCCTGGTGACGGTCGCTCTCGCCGGCGCCGGGCTGATCGTCTACTGGGTCGAGAACCGTGCGGTCACCGACGCCGTCCAGCGAGAGGTCGAGCAGGAGCTCGACGAGTTCGTCGCGTTGCAGCGCACCGGCGACTTCGCCACAGTCCAGGACCTGCTGGAGGGCTTCCTCAAGCGCAATGTGCCCGACGACGACGAGCTGCTCGTCGGCTGGATCGGCGACGGCCGGCTGGTCCAGTTCCCGAAGGACGCCCTGGTCGAGGACCCGGCCTTCCTGGAGGCGGTGGCCCCGCTGGTCGTCGACGGCGGCACGACCTATCTCGACACCGACCGCGGCGACGTGCGGATCACCGCCCAGCCGGTCACCCAGGGCAGCCAGCGCGGTGCGCTGCTCGTGGCCACCTTCCTCGCCGAGGACCGTGACGAGCTGCTCCAGACGATGCGGACCTACGCGCTCGTCGCCGCCCTGTCCGCCATCCTCGTGACCGGGACCGCGGCCTGGGTGTCGGGGCGGCTGCTCCGCCCGCTGCGCACGCTGCGGGTCGCCGCCGAGGCGACCAGCGCCACCGATCTGTCGCGGCGTCTGCCTGAACGCGGCAATGACGACATCACCGCGCTCACCCGCACCGTCAACGGCATGCTGGACCGGCTCGAGCACGCCTTCGCCGGGCAGCGCCAGTTCCTCGACGACGCCGGGCACGAGCTGCGCACCCCGCTCACGGTGCTGCGCGGGCACCTCGAGCTCCTCGACGTCGGTAGTCCCCAGGAGGTCGCCGAGACCCGGGCCCTGCTGCTCGACGAGGTGGACCGGATGGCGCGGCTGGTCGGCGACCTGATCGTGCTCGCCAAGAGCGACCGGCCGGACTTCCTCTCCCCCGGGCCCACCGATCCGTCTGCGCTGCTCGCCACGGTGCTCAGCAAGGCCAGCGCCCTCGGCCGCCGCGACTGGGTGCTCGAGGCATCCCCCGGCCTGCCGACCGAGGTCGTGCTCGACGGCCAGCGGATCACCCAGGCGCTGCTGGCTCTCGCCGACAACGCCGTCAAGCACACCGCAGCGGGCGGCCGGATCGCGATCGGCGCGGCCGTCGTCGGCGCCACCCTCCGCTGCTGGGTCCACGACGACGGCGCCGGTGTGGCCCCGGAGGACCGGGAGCGGATCTTCGGCAGGTTCGGCCGCGCCGCCGTCCCGCCGGGCGACGAGGGCTTCGGCCTCGGCCTGTCCATCGTCAGTGCCATCGCCCAGGCCCACGGCGGCACGGCGTACGTCGACCCGCACCGGGCCGGTCCCGGAGCGCGGTTCGTGCTCGACGTACCCGCGGTGCTGCCGGTCGTCCCGCCCGCGCCCGCGGATGCCTCCACCGACACCGCCACGGGCGCCGCGGCGCCGAAGGGAGCCCCATGGCCCACATCCTGA